Proteins encoded in a region of the Mucilaginibacter sabulilitoris genome:
- a CDS encoding DHH family phosphoesterase produces the protein MLDLAALKNLLAQPQKIVITTHHKPDGDAMGSSLGLYNYLIQQGHHAKVITPTDYPDFLSWMPGNEEVIIFTEQTAQSAALIADADLIFCLDFNALGRINEMGVLVGESPAYKIMIDHHLEPEDFDDYRHWNINACATAQLIYDFIVNELHHSELINKDVATCLYTGIMTDSASFRLPNTTSAVHRIVAELIDAGAVNWRIHELVYNSASESRLRFLGHCLANCLEVLPEYNTAIIAVGKHDLEKFDVDTGDTEGIVNYALSIASIRLAAFIVERKDKVKLSLRSKGEFPANEIVKKYFSGGGHRNAAGGHSNDSLEQVVQQFKLILPEYKKLLIQ, from the coding sequence ATGTTAGATTTAGCCGCGCTTAAAAACCTCTTAGCTCAACCTCAAAAAATAGTGATCACCACCCATCATAAACCCGATGGTGATGCTATGGGTTCGTCGTTAGGATTGTACAACTACCTGATACAGCAAGGCCATCATGCCAAAGTGATTACCCCTACAGATTATCCCGACTTTTTGAGCTGGATGCCTGGCAACGAAGAGGTTATCATTTTTACCGAACAAACAGCGCAATCGGCTGCTTTAATTGCTGATGCGGATCTGATATTCTGTCTTGATTTTAACGCCCTGGGCCGTATTAACGAAATGGGAGTGTTAGTAGGCGAAAGCCCGGCTTACAAGATCATGATCGATCATCACCTGGAGCCCGAAGATTTTGATGATTACCGCCATTGGAACATCAATGCCTGCGCTACAGCTCAGCTCATTTATGATTTTATTGTTAATGAACTGCACCATTCTGAATTAATTAATAAGGATGTGGCTACCTGTTTATATACGGGTATCATGACCGATTCGGCATCGTTCAGGTTGCCAAATACCACCTCAGCCGTACACCGCATAGTAGCCGAATTGATTGATGCGGGCGCGGTTAACTGGCGTATACATGAGCTGGTTTATAATAGTGCATCAGAGAGCCGTTTACGCTTCCTGGGCCACTGCCTGGCTAATTGCCTGGAGGTTTTGCCTGAGTATAATACCGCAATTATTGCCGTAGGTAAACACGATCTGGAAAAATTTGACGTTGATACAGGTGATACTGAAGGTATAGTGAATTATGCTTTATCAATAGCCAGCATCCGTTTGGCAGCATTTATAGTGGAGCGGAAAGATAAGGTTAAGCTTTCGCTGCGCTCAAAAGGCGAATTTCCTGCAAACGAGATCGTTAAAAAATATTTTAGCGGCGGTGGTCACCGCAACGCGGCCGGCGGTCATTCAAACGACAGTCTTGAACAGGTTGTACAACAATTTAAATTAATATTACCCGAATATAAAAAACTATTAATACAGTAA
- a CDS encoding putative quinol monooxygenase has product MSIYLTALIKSKPGQAEVLKQHLLELVSHSTQEVACLQYDLHQVDTDPDMYIFHEEWSDAEGLAFHNAQPHIQAFINNTYDLRDGDIIIYKTQPVR; this is encoded by the coding sequence ATGAGCATTTACTTAACTGCGCTAATTAAAAGCAAACCTGGCCAGGCCGAAGTTTTAAAACAACACCTGCTGGAATTGGTAAGTCACTCAACACAGGAGGTTGCGTGTTTGCAATATGACCTGCACCAGGTAGATACCGACCCGGACATGTACATTTTTCATGAGGAATGGAGCGATGCCGAAGGTTTAGCATTTCACAATGCCCAGCCACACATCCAGGCGTTTATAAATAACACCTATGATCTTCGCGACGGTGATATCATTATTTACAAAACCCAGCCGGTGAGGTAA
- a CDS encoding carboxypeptidase-like regulatory domain-containing protein, whose product MIITATKFLPPRQLLLLLMVMLLFGIRPAQAQSILNRRISIQFDHARLADALRDIGKKGEFYFSYNGRLLSQDSLITMSADNQTISDILVTLFHGKYDIEERNNYLIITQPLPTLSLLNTDITNDNNTYSISGLVIDERTGERLMNASVYIKEQLASALTDEHGYFKLKFRADHPGQISLTASKLAYRDTSINFLQAVSINSRSQSGNYDNAVNKSNRVERTAMGHLFSSAKQRIQSLNIPDFFAKRPFQVSLTPGLSSHGMFSPQVVNKFSLNLIGGYTAGVNGFEFGGLFNINKMDSKYMQLAGVFNLVGGTVTGIQAAGVHNRALDTVRGLQVAGFINKAESEVEGMQVAGLHNEAGKLKGLQIGLVNRADTSKGASIGLVNIIGNGFYKVTLSSNDLVNTNVSLKTGTHAFYSTVYIGSNISPNSKLHYFGLGLGHDFMLSQWIYFSTETAYQFVHAGSSFDDRWLQGKLLLNIQLSKSISLVGGPTFNHYNHSGSFHIAGFKNVTHIPEPSNNNYLYEHQVKKWVGWEAGVAFNSVFSKAFDPALKAHDNSSSWYLGASAGAGIIWDDPFGGAVYSGEIFTHRDLGEHITGTFSVGYTSFSENDYTYKSNYLKFIPVKAGIRLYTGKTFFIGGEVGAAFGLFDEPYSNPYISGSSDPVVINKPYRSLTYGVSAGFSFHSGLETSFKFEDYGLQSYYKQFALRLGYRFKLGK is encoded by the coding sequence ATGATTATAACTGCTACCAAATTTTTACCACCACGCCAATTACTGCTGCTTTTAATGGTAATGCTGCTATTCGGTATCCGGCCGGCGCAGGCTCAAAGTATTTTGAATAGACGTATAAGCATTCAGTTTGACCACGCCAGATTGGCCGACGCGCTGCGGGATATTGGAAAAAAAGGAGAGTTTTATTTTTCATACAATGGCAGACTGTTATCGCAGGACAGCCTGATCACGATGAGTGCGGATAATCAAACCATATCGGATATTTTAGTTACGCTGTTTCATGGTAAATATGATATTGAGGAACGCAATAATTACTTGATCATAACCCAGCCGTTACCAACTCTTTCTTTACTCAATACCGATATTACCAATGATAATAACACCTACTCCATAAGCGGATTGGTGATTGATGAACGTACCGGCGAACGGCTCATGAATGCCAGCGTTTATATAAAAGAGCAACTGGCTTCGGCACTAACCGATGAGCATGGCTATTTTAAGCTGAAGTTTAGAGCAGATCATCCGGGGCAGATCAGTTTAACGGCAAGCAAGTTAGCTTACCGGGATACCTCCATCAATTTTTTGCAGGCCGTATCAATTAACAGCCGCTCACAAAGTGGCAATTATGATAATGCCGTAAATAAAAGTAATCGGGTAGAGCGCACCGCTATGGGCCATTTATTTTCATCAGCAAAGCAACGCATCCAAAGCTTAAATATTCCCGATTTTTTTGCCAAACGCCCGTTCCAGGTATCTTTAACACCTGGTTTAAGCTCACATGGCATGTTTAGTCCGCAGGTAGTCAATAAATTTTCGCTTAATCTTATCGGTGGCTATACAGCAGGTGTAAACGGTTTTGAATTTGGAGGCCTTTTCAACATCAATAAAATGGATTCCAAATATATGCAACTGGCAGGGGTGTTTAATCTTGTTGGTGGTACAGTTACAGGTATACAGGCCGCAGGTGTACATAACCGTGCTTTGGATACCGTAAGGGGTTTACAGGTAGCCGGGTTTATTAACAAAGCCGAAAGTGAGGTTGAAGGCATGCAGGTAGCTGGGTTACATAATGAAGCCGGTAAACTAAAAGGCCTGCAAATAGGCTTAGTGAACCGTGCAGATACCTCCAAAGGGGCCAGCATTGGCCTGGTAAATATTATTGGCAATGGCTTTTACAAAGTAACCTTATCAAGCAATGATCTTGTAAACACTAATGTGAGTTTAAAAACCGGCACCCATGCATTTTACAGTACGGTATATATAGGGTCAAACATATCACCAAACAGTAAACTGCATTATTTTGGTTTAGGCCTTGGCCATGATTTTATGCTAAGCCAGTGGATATATTTTTCTACAGAGACAGCTTACCAGTTTGTTCATGCCGGCTCATCATTTGATGACAGGTGGCTACAGGGTAAACTATTGTTAAATATTCAGCTTTCAAAAAGTATCAGCCTGGTAGGCGGCCCAACCTTTAACCATTATAACCATAGCGGCTCATTCCATATTGCCGGATTTAAGAATGTTACCCACATACCCGAACCTTCGAATAACAACTACCTATATGAGCACCAGGTTAAGAAATGGGTTGGCTGGGAAGCGGGTGTTGCTTTTAATTCTGTTTTTAGCAAAGCCTTTGATCCTGCTCTCAAAGCCCATGATAATTCAAGTTCATGGTATTTGGGCGCATCAGCTGGCGCCGGCATTATCTGGGACGATCCTTTCGGCGGGGCTGTTTACAGCGGTGAAATATTTACCCATCGTGATCTGGGCGAACATATAACCGGCACATTTTCTGTTGGATACACTTCATTTTCAGAAAACGATTACACTTATAAAAGTAATTATCTAAAATTCATACCTGTTAAAGCAGGCATAAGATTATATACTGGTAAAACTTTTTTTATAGGAGGCGAGGTAGGCGCAGCGTTCGGTTTATTTGATGAGCCTTATAGTAATCCTTACATTTCCGGAAGCTCTGATCCGGTTGTCATAAATAAACCTTATCGCTCATTAACATATGGCGTATCTGCAGGGTTTAGTTTTCATAGCGGACTGGAAACCAGTTTCAAGTTTGAGGATTACGGACTTCAGTCCTATTACAAACAATTTGCCCTGCGCCTGGGGTATCGGTTTAAATTAGGTAAATAA
- a CDS encoding asparaginase has protein sequence MSQILIIYTGGTIGMMTDPVTKVLKPINFEQIMDNVPELEKLNCRIKVHSFDEIIDSSNMNPAIWSELAGLIQSNYHDNDGFVILHGSDTMAYTASALSFMLENLGKPVIFTGSQLPISAIRTDAKENLMTAIEIAKSKKADRARVPEVCIYFDYKLFRGNRAFKYNSSKFEAFRSPNYPILAESGVHLRFSANDIRHPEEGSKLIIHNNLVSDVAVLKLYPGIGTKVVETILNSDVRGVVMETFGAGNTTTDAWFIDLLKGAIDSGKVIVDISQCKVGTVELGRYETSRHLKDIGVANGYDMTFESAVTKMMYLLGMFDDPAMVKQYMELDLRGEITVS, from the coding sequence ATGAGTCAGATACTGATCATCTATACCGGGGGTACAATTGGGATGATGACCGATCCTGTGACCAAAGTTTTAAAACCGATAAACTTTGAGCAGATAATGGATAACGTTCCCGAACTCGAAAAACTGAATTGCCGTATTAAGGTACATTCTTTTGATGAGATCATTGATTCGTCGAACATGAATCCGGCTATCTGGAGCGAACTGGCTGGTCTTATCCAGTCAAACTATCATGATAACGATGGTTTTGTAATATTGCACGGGTCAGACACAATGGCGTATACGGCCTCGGCACTGAGCTTTATGCTCGAGAATTTGGGCAAGCCCGTTATATTCACTGGCTCACAGCTGCCTATTAGCGCCATCCGTACCGATGCTAAGGAAAACCTGATGACGGCCATTGAAATTGCCAAATCAAAAAAAGCCGACCGCGCGCGCGTACCTGAAGTATGTATCTATTTTGATTATAAGCTGTTTCGCGGTAACCGGGCATTTAAATATAATTCTTCAAAATTTGAGGCCTTCCGCTCGCCTAATTACCCAATACTGGCCGAATCGGGTGTCCACCTGCGTTTCAGCGCCAATGATATCAGGCATCCAGAGGAAGGTTCTAAACTCATTATACATAATAACCTCGTGAGCGACGTTGCGGTGTTGAAGCTTTACCCGGGCATTGGCACCAAAGTGGTTGAAACCATCCTGAACTCAGATGTAAGGGGCGTAGTAATGGAAACATTTGGCGCAGGTAACACTACTACCGATGCCTGGTTTATCGACCTGTTGAAAGGTGCTATTGACAGTGGTAAGGTGATTGTTGATATATCGCAATGTAAGGTGGGCACGGTGGAGCTTGGTCGCTACGAAACCAGCAGGCATCTGAAAGATATTGGCGTGGCCAACGGTTATGACATGACATTTGAATCGGCCGTAACCAAAATGATGTACCTGCTGGGCATGTTTGATGATCCGGCAATGGTGAAGCAATACATGGAGCTTGACCTGCGGGGAGAGATTACAGTATCATAA
- a CDS encoding FKBP-type peptidyl-prolyl cis-trans isomerase: MKRKLMFLSLAAIGLASCNGGFKQGDGGLLYNIHTSKGGAKIKEGDFVSLNMVIKTDGDSILNSTYESGQQAKMAMPKSQSKGDIVSGINLLGEGDSATFKIAADSLFKNGQQRPPGFKSKYVVYTVKIEKVIAKGSLNEQVFRGRITDYLKSETEAVKKQEPAKIQKYIADHHLKLEKTASGLQYVITNPGTGAKPAVGDTAVVNYTGKQTNDKVFDTSIKDIAKKEKVQMDPMRQFAPIRIPVGEGKVIPGWDEGLQLLNKGAKATFIIPSDIAYKDQGVGPIGPYSPLVFEVEMVDIVKPNPNAPKPVAPQMQPPAAK, encoded by the coding sequence ATGAAAAGAAAATTAATGTTCTTGTCTCTTGCGGCTATAGGTTTAGCAAGTTGCAACGGTGGATTTAAGCAGGGCGATGGCGGTTTGCTTTATAACATCCACACCTCAAAAGGCGGTGCAAAAATCAAAGAAGGTGACTTTGTGAGCCTTAACATGGTAATTAAAACCGACGGCGACTCTATATTGAACAGCACCTATGAAAGCGGTCAGCAGGCAAAAATGGCTATGCCAAAATCTCAAAGCAAAGGTGATATTGTGAGCGGTATAAACTTGCTTGGCGAGGGCGATAGCGCCACATTTAAAATAGCTGCCGATTCTTTGTTTAAAAATGGCCAGCAACGTCCTCCGGGTTTTAAAAGCAAATATGTAGTATATACCGTTAAAATTGAAAAAGTAATTGCAAAAGGATCACTTAACGAGCAGGTTTTCCGCGGCCGTATTACCGACTACTTAAAATCAGAAACTGAAGCCGTTAAAAAACAAGAGCCTGCTAAAATTCAAAAATATATTGCCGATCATCACCTGAAACTTGAAAAAACAGCGTCAGGTTTGCAATATGTAATCACCAATCCGGGTACAGGCGCAAAACCGGCAGTTGGCGATACTGCCGTTGTAAACTATACAGGTAAACAAACTAATGATAAAGTATTTGATACCAGCATAAAAGATATTGCGAAAAAAGAAAAAGTACAGATGGATCCAATGCGTCAGTTTGCTCCAATCCGTATTCCTGTTGGTGAAGGTAAAGTAATACCAGGCTGGGACGAGGGTTTGCAACTCCTGAACAAAGGTGCAAAAGCAACCTTCATCATCCCTTCTGATATCGCTTACAAAGACCAGGGAGTAGGCCCTATCGGTCCATACTCTCCGCTTGTTTTTGAAGTGGAAATGGTAGACATTGTTAAACCAAACCCCAATGCGCCAAAACCGGTTGCACCACAAATGCAGCCACCGGCAGCCAAATAA
- a CDS encoding RNA polymerase sigma-70 factor codes for MQTDNTPKTPYVLHLDAERPGFDQIYLDNYASLHHYAFTMVNNSALADEIVQDVFLKILEKRERVTIHTSLKAYLYRSVYNECMNYFKHHKVKQKYQTHTIHEMDKHTEHPFDKLQYQEFEQRLQKSINDLPEQCRTVFQLSRFEELKYSEIATQLGISIKTVDNQMGKALKRLRLQLADYLPLMIWILIKLMA; via the coding sequence TTGCAAACAGATAACACACCTAAAACACCTTATGTACTGCATTTAGATGCGGAAAGGCCGGGCTTTGACCAGATTTACCTGGATAATTATGCGTCATTACACCATTATGCCTTCACTATGGTTAACAACAGCGCCCTAGCTGACGAAATAGTACAGGATGTGTTTTTAAAGATCCTTGAAAAACGGGAACGGGTCACCATACATACGTCATTAAAGGCCTACCTGTACCGCTCCGTTTATAATGAATGTATGAATTATTTTAAGCATCATAAGGTAAAGCAGAAATATCAGACACATACAATTCACGAAATGGACAAACACACAGAACACCCATTTGACAAGCTGCAATACCAGGAGTTTGAGCAGCGGTTGCAAAAATCAATTAATGATTTGCCGGAGCAGTGCCGTACTGTGTTCCAGCTAAGCCGGTTTGAAGAACTAAAATATTCGGAAATAGCTACCCAACTGGGCATTTCTATTAAAACGGTAGATAACCAAATGGGCAAGGCACTTAAACGGCTCCGGTTACAACTGGCAGATTACCTGCCGCTGATGATATGGATACTAATAAAACTGATGGCATGA
- a CDS encoding FecR domain-containing protein, translating to MKKQLHINDELLISYLLQEVSPEQATQVTEWRALNAENERRFEQFRLIWDSSKNFKADPDIDAYASLQQLKQRAVEQKTRHAKIVSLNNYTWLKIAAAVLFIAGSSWLYFNRFVDHQVKFETQELVKTDTLSDGSMITLNKYALLNYPEKFTGSQRMVTLLKGEAFFNVAHNKTKPFIITAGSTTIKVVGTSFNVINKKGIVEVIVETGVVQVSENGSMVLLKPGEKVWVQQASGKLVKETNPDKLYNYYRSKEFLANNVPLSRFVEVLNQAYDSHIIIKRKELNNLLVNSTFRTDDTLDNILTIVSRTFKITIEKEQNRIILK from the coding sequence ATGAAGAAACAATTACATATAAATGATGAATTGCTGATCAGTTATCTGCTTCAGGAGGTTTCGCCCGAGCAAGCCACACAGGTTACCGAATGGCGGGCTCTTAACGCTGAAAATGAACGCAGGTTTGAACAATTCAGGCTGATATGGGACAGCAGCAAAAATTTCAAAGCCGACCCGGATATTGACGCTTACGCATCGCTTCAACAACTAAAACAAAGGGCGGTGGAACAAAAAACAAGGCATGCTAAAATTGTATCGTTAAATAATTATACCTGGCTAAAAATTGCCGCCGCCGTATTGTTTATTGCAGGCAGCTCCTGGTTATATTTTAACCGGTTTGTTGATCATCAGGTTAAGTTTGAAACTCAGGAACTGGTTAAAACCGATACCTTATCCGATGGTTCAATGATCACCCTGAATAAATACGCATTACTTAATTATCCGGAGAAATTTACCGGCAGCCAGCGTATGGTAACTTTATTAAAAGGTGAAGCTTTTTTTAATGTTGCACACAACAAAACAAAACCTTTTATTATTACGGCCGGCAGTACTACCATAAAAGTGGTAGGCACATCATTCAATGTAATTAATAAAAAGGGGATAGTTGAAGTAATTGTAGAAACAGGCGTAGTGCAGGTAAGCGAAAATGGTAGTATGGTACTGCTTAAACCGGGAGAAAAAGTATGGGTACAACAGGCATCGGGCAAGCTGGTTAAAGAAACCAATCCCGACAAATTGTATAATTATTACCGCAGTAAGGAATTCCTTGCCAATAATGTTCCGCTATCACGATTTGTGGAGGTACTGAACCAGGCTTATGACAGCCATATTATTATCAAAAGAAAAGAACTAAATAACTTGCTTGTAAATTCTACTTTCAGAACAGATGACACTTTAGATAATATCTTAACAATTGTTAGCCGCACTTTTAAAATTACGATAGAAAAAGAACAGAATAGGATTATCCTTAAATAA
- a CDS encoding TatD family hydrolase, which produces MVLTDTHTHLYYETIADKRAALMERCISNNINRLFLPNVDTESVPLVFDLVHNYPEQCFPMLGLHPCSVKADWEQELDNIRNAQQQNKIFAIGEIGIDLYWDKTFLKEQIEAFRQQINWAKSLKLPIVIHCRDAFNEVYEVLQQEQDEDLRGIFHCFTGTLEQANNVTALGFYLGIGGVVTYKNSGLDKVVAEIDLKHIVLETDSPYLTPVPFRGKPNESSYLIYIAQKVAELHQTDVDTAAHITTENSKLLFGI; this is translated from the coding sequence ATGGTATTAACCGACACCCATACCCACCTATATTACGAAACCATTGCCGATAAGCGTGCCGCCCTTATGGAGCGCTGCATCAGCAATAATATTAACCGACTGTTTTTGCCCAATGTTGATACGGAATCGGTACCGCTGGTATTTGACCTGGTGCATAACTATCCAGAGCAATGTTTCCCTATGCTGGGACTGCACCCGTGCTCGGTAAAGGCCGATTGGGAGCAGGAACTGGATAATATCCGTAACGCGCAGCAACAAAACAAAATTTTTGCCATTGGTGAAATAGGTATTGATCTGTACTGGGACAAAACCTTTTTGAAAGAACAGATAGAAGCTTTCAGGCAGCAAATTAACTGGGCTAAAAGTTTGAAACTGCCCATCGTGATACACTGCCGCGATGCTTTTAACGAAGTTTATGAAGTACTGCAACAAGAACAGGACGAGGATCTGCGCGGTATATTTCATTGTTTTACAGGTACGCTGGAACAGGCAAACAACGTAACTGCATTGGGTTTTTACCTGGGAATAGGCGGGGTAGTAACCTATAAAAATTCCGGGCTGGACAAAGTTGTGGCCGAAATTGACCTGAAACATATAGTTTTAGAAACAGATTCTCCGTACCTTACGCCCGTTCCGTTCCGTGGTAAGCCTAATGAAAGTTCATACCTGATCTACATAGCACAAAAAGTGGCGGAGCTCCATCAAACAGATGTAGATACAGCGGCCCATATCACCACTGAAAATTCAAAACTACTGTTTGGTATATAA
- a CDS encoding FKBP-type peptidyl-prolyl cis-trans isomerase, translating to MKKNPVYFLLSLFALLTTSAYAQDPRPNMQPTPKGAFYQKFTNNTGEKIKLNDVITFNFIQKTDKDSILFSTYKSGKPVQAQIQPSQNVGDLMDVFPLLAVKDSALVKVPTDSVFKGHEEARPPFFPKGSYLTFILKIEKVQSLTDAIAEKKAEGQKLKDNEAAAANSYIATNKINATTTASGLKYVITQPSVKRKPVAGDTVLVNYTGRILSGKVFDSSIEAEAKKAGLDQPGRPYEPISVVVGQGQVIPGWDEGLLLLNEGSKATLIVPSALAYGEKGAGQDIPPYSTLLFDVELVQVKPAKHAPVAKKTGIISPGKKRVYRKTPVSKKKN from the coding sequence ATGAAGAAGAATCCTGTTTATTTCCTGTTGTCATTATTCGCTTTGTTAACCACAAGCGCTTATGCGCAGGACCCGAGACCTAATATGCAGCCCACGCCAAAGGGAGCATTTTATCAGAAATTCACCAACAATACCGGCGAAAAAATAAAGCTGAACGATGTAATTACATTTAACTTTATCCAAAAAACCGATAAGGATTCTATTCTTTTCAGCACCTATAAATCGGGTAAACCGGTACAGGCGCAAATACAACCTTCACAAAATGTGGGCGATTTAATGGATGTATTCCCTTTATTAGCTGTTAAAGACAGTGCGCTGGTTAAGGTACCAACCGACTCGGTTTTTAAAGGTCATGAAGAAGCCCGTCCGCCGTTTTTTCCAAAAGGAAGCTATTTAACATTCATCCTTAAAATTGAAAAGGTACAATCATTAACCGATGCCATCGCCGAAAAAAAGGCAGAAGGGCAGAAGTTAAAAGATAATGAAGCCGCTGCTGCTAACAGTTATATAGCCACTAATAAAATAAACGCCACAACAACAGCATCGGGCTTAAAGTATGTAATTACCCAGCCATCTGTAAAGCGTAAACCTGTTGCCGGCGATACCGTACTGGTAAACTATACCGGGCGTATATTAAGCGGTAAAGTTTTCGATTCGAGTATTGAAGCCGAAGCCAAGAAAGCCGGTTTGGATCAGCCTGGCCGCCCATATGAACCTATCAGTGTTGTGGTTGGCCAGGGCCAGGTAATCCCGGGTTGGGACGAAGGTCTGCTTTTATTGAACGAAGGATCAAAAGCTACCCTGATTGTTCCATCGGCCCTTGCCTATGGCGAAAAGGGCGCGGGGCAGGATATTCCTCCTTACAGCACACTGCTGTTTGATGTAGAACTGGTGCAAGTGAAGCCAGCCAAACACGCGCCTGTCGCTAAAAAAACCGGCATAATAAGCCCGGGCAAAAAGCGGGTGTACAGAAAAACACCGGTAAGTAAAAAGAAAAATTAA